From the Excalfactoria chinensis isolate bCotChi1 chromosome 1, bCotChi1.hap2, whole genome shotgun sequence genome, one window contains:
- the MITD1 gene encoding MIT domain-containing protein 1: MSRSAGDGTAALERAGAETVKRAVELDLASRFQESLVCYQEGIDLLLQVVKGTKDEAKKQRYRQKISEYMTRAEDIKKYIEKEKQDGKYHKQIRIEENATGFGYEKVFQEYLTEIVSEVWVEDPYIRSVHQLYNFLRFCEMLVKGPCKVRTIHLLTSYDEGSGRNQQTSGLEEIKQSLRNHGITLNVAFSSSIHDREIRFNNGWMIKIGRGLDYFKRPQGRFSIGYCDFDLRPCHETTVDVFHTKHTKKM, from the exons ATGTCGCGGTCGGCGGGCGATGGCACCGCCGCGCTGGAGCGGGCCGGGGCGGAGACGGTGAAGCGGGCGGTGGAACTGGACCTGGCGTCTCGCTTCCAGGAGTCCCTGGTGTGCTACCAGGAGGGCATCGACCTGCTCCTGCAGGTGGTGAAAG GAACGAAGGATGAGGCAAAGAAGCAGCGGTACCGGCAGAAAATATCCGAGTACATGACCAGGGCTGAAGACATAAAAAAGTACATTGAGAAGGAGAAGCAAG atggtAAATATCATAAGCAAATCAGGATAGAGGAAAACGCAACGGGTTTTGGCTATGAGAAGGTTTTCCAGGAGTATCTGACTGAGATTGTTTCTGAAGTTTGGGTGGAGGACCCCTACATTAGGAGTGTCCATCAG TTGTATAATTTCCTGCGATTCTGCGAGATGCTGGTTAAGGGGCCATGCAAAGTGAGAACAATCCACCTCCTCACTTCCTATGATGAA gGCAGTGGGAGGAATCAACAGACAAGTGgcttggaagaaataaaacagtcacTGAGGAATCATGGGATAACACTGAATGTTGCATTTTCATCTTCAATCCATGATCGAGAAATTAG ATTCAACAACGGATGGATGATTAAGATTGGAAGGGGTCTTGATTATTTTAAGAGGCCGCAG GGTCGTTTCAGCATTGGATACTGTGACTTTGACTTGCGACCGTGTCATGAAACAACAGTGGATGTCTTTCATACtaaacatacaaagaaaatgtga
- the MRPL30 gene encoding large ribosomal subunit protein uL30m, with the protein MAASRGGLGLGAAWKAVLGRRPEGIVPTQWARQKFTKSRIPAWVFEPRPGDHEKYGGDPEQPHKVHIVTRIKSVIGRPYWEKKVIHDLGLDKAHQPRLHKNIPSVNSRLKVVKHLIRIQPLKLPHGLPTEEEMADTFLTSKGELIIKQRLKPVEQEEIKS; encoded by the exons ATGGCGGCGAGCCGGGGCGGGTTGGGGCTCGGCGCTGCCTGGAAGGCG GTGCTGGGGAGAAGGCCGGAAGGGATCGTGCCAACGCAATGGGCTCGGCAGAAGTTCACCAAATCGAGAATTCCCGCGTGG GTATTTGAGCCACGGCCTGGAGATCATGAGAAGTATGGAGGTGATCCCGAGCAGCCCCACAAAGTCCATATTGTTACTAGGATAAAAAGTGTAATTGGTCGCCCATACTGGGAGAAGAAGGTCATACATGATCTTGGACTGGATAAG GCGCATCAACCAAGACTGCACAAAAATATCCCTTCCGTGAATTCCAGACTGAAAGTTGTTAAACATCTGATAAG AATACAGCCACTGAAACTACCACATGGGTTGCccacagaagaggaaatggcAGACACCTTTCTTACGAGCAAGGGAGAGCTTATCATTAAACAGCGTCTGAAACCTGTGGAGCAGGAAGAAATTAAGTCATAA